Genomic segment of Streptomyces sp. NBC_01210:
CAACCCGGACCACGCACACCTGGGCGGCCACTTCACCACCAACCCGCCCCAGTGGCCGTACTGATCGCGCCCAGGGAAATTCGCGTGCCGAGCGGGCCGCGCCCCGGCCAGGATGTGAGACATGGCCAAGCCCTTCGGATTCAGCTACGCGCAGCACGGCGACGGCAGCGTCGTCATCACCCACCGCGGCCGCGCCGCCGGCACGCTGCGCGGCGCCCGCGCCGAGAAGTTCCTGGCCGAAGTGGAGTCGGGCGACGCCCAGCTGGTCATGGCCCGCTGGACCGGCGCGTACAAATTCGGCAATGAGCGCACCGCCCGCAACCACCCGCGCAACAGATAGCCCGAAGGTAAGGGAACGGTAAAGCGCCCTCAATCGTTATCCCCGGCATGACAGCTATGACCCCCGGCTCGAACATCCCTCTCTCCGTCGCCCGCGTGGTGGTGGACGTCGCCGCCCCGGTGCGGCTCGACGTATCGGGCCTGCTGCTCACCGCCGACGGCAAGGTGCGCTCCGACGACGACTTCATCTTCTACAACCAGCCGACGGGCCCCGGTGTCAGCTACCGCTCCGGTGGCGGCAGTGCGCCCGACGCGATCGTGGTGGACACCGCCGCGGTCCCGCCCGGTATCGAGAAGATCGTCGTCACGGCGAGCCCGGACGCCACGGGACAGACCTTCCAGGGCATCGAGCCGACCGCCACCATCCGCAGCGCCGACGACGGCAGCGCGCTCGCCACCTTCACGCCACCGCAGCTCGGTGCCGAGACCGCGCTGGTCGTCGTGGAGATCTACCTCCGTAACGGCGCCTGGAAGGCCCGTGCGGTCGGCCAGGGGTACGCGAACGGGCTGGCGGGCATCGCCACCGACTTCGGCGTCTCCGTCGACGAGGAGCCCGCCGCCGCGCCCGCTGCGGCCGCCACGCCCGCCCCTGCGGCCGCGCCTGTGGCCGCACCGTCGGCGCCGGCCGACCCGCGCCTGGCCGCGGCTCCGCCCGCCCCCTCCGCGCCCCCGGCCGCACCCGCACCCGCCGCCGGCGCCGGAAAAATCAACCTGGACAAGGGCCGGGTCAGCCTCCAGAAGAACCAGACCGTCTCCCTGGTCAAGGGCGGCCGACCGCTGCTCTCGCAGGTCAAGATGGGCCTCGGCTGGGAGCCGGCGTTCGGCGGCAAGGACATCGACCTCGACGCCTCCGTCATCGCCTACGGCCCCAACCGCAACCACCTGGACAGCTGCTACTTCGGCAAGCTCTCGATCCTGAACGGCGCGATCAAGCACTCCGGCGACAATCTGACGGGTGAGGGCGCGGGCGACGACGAGGTGATCGTCGTGGATCTGGGCCGGCTTCCTGCCGAGGCGACGGGCCTGGTCTTCACCGTCAACTCATTCTCGGGACAGAAGTTCACCGAGGTGGCCAAGGCCTACTGCCGACTGATCGACGCGGCGACGGGCGAGGAGCTGGTCCGCTTCGATCTCACCGGCGCGGAACCGCAGACCGGCGTCATGATGGCGAAACTGATCAAGCAGTTCTCGGGCGAATGGGACATGACCGCCATGGGCGATTTCGTGAAGTCCCGCACCGTGCGCGGCATGGTGAAGCCGGCCGCCCAGGCACTGTGACCCGCCGAGCACCGTGACCTGCGCCGCCGGGGCCGCCATCGCTGCTAGGTGATGGCGGGCCCGGGGGCCAGGTCCTCAGAGTTTGGCCAGCTTGGAGTATGGGCTCAGGATTCTTCCCTGACGCCCCGAGAAGTCGACGAGCACAGCGGCGTTGTCGCCCTCGACTGCGATGACTCTTCCGAGTCCGAACTGGTCATGCGAGACCCGGTCCCCCACTTCGTATTGCTCAATGGGTGGGGCAGCCGCGGCCGGTTTGTTGAAGGGACTGGAGGGCAGGTAGCGCCGGGATCCGGCTGACTTTGTCATTACCTCGAGTATGCGCCCTCGGGCCCCCGCCACGCCACGTCAGAACAGCGCGCTATAAGCATTGAGCGC
This window contains:
- a CDS encoding TerD family protein, encoding MTAMTPGSNIPLSVARVVVDVAAPVRLDVSGLLLTADGKVRSDDDFIFYNQPTGPGVSYRSGGGSAPDAIVVDTAAVPPGIEKIVVTASPDATGQTFQGIEPTATIRSADDGSALATFTPPQLGAETALVVVEIYLRNGAWKARAVGQGYANGLAGIATDFGVSVDEEPAAAPAAAATPAPAAAPVAAPSAPADPRLAAAPPAPSAPPAAPAPAAGAGKINLDKGRVSLQKNQTVSLVKGGRPLLSQVKMGLGWEPAFGGKDIDLDASVIAYGPNRNHLDSCYFGKLSILNGAIKHSGDNLTGEGAGDDEVIVVDLGRLPAEATGLVFTVNSFSGQKFTEVAKAYCRLIDAATGEELVRFDLTGAEPQTGVMMAKLIKQFSGEWDMTAMGDFVKSRTVRGMVKPAAQAL